A portion of the Microlunatus phosphovorus NM-1 genome contains these proteins:
- a CDS encoding MFS transporter: protein MLAALCVTEIVSWGLLYYAFPVLAPRISADTGWSSMAVTSAFSAALVVSALVGVPIGRVIDRRGPRLVMTVGSALGVLALVVIGTAWSLPVFVAGWVLAGAAMAGVLYPPAFAAITGWFDARRLGALATLTLVAGLASTVFAPLTATAGEQLGWRATYLWAAATLAVVTVPAHWLLLRHPWPARGHRDAPAADSAHAVAVLRSARFWLLTGGLTAASLAMYTGLLALVPLMLERGLDARAAAWVLGLGGVGQVAGRLVYTGLAHRASLTARTAAVFILVTASTLVLAVVPGPVGLLIAASMLAGVGRGIATLLQATAITDRWGERAYGHLSGVLGLPVLLAAALAPFAGAVLAEVTGSCARAFAVLTALAAVGTALMIASAWTRACAEQPLLPPRGVHSRS, encoded by the coding sequence GTGCTGGCGGCGCTGTGCGTAACCGAGATCGTCTCCTGGGGGCTGCTCTACTACGCCTTCCCGGTGCTCGCGCCACGGATCAGCGCCGACACCGGCTGGTCCTCGATGGCCGTCACCTCGGCGTTCTCGGCGGCACTGGTGGTCTCGGCGCTGGTCGGGGTGCCGATCGGCCGCGTCATCGACCGGCGCGGACCGCGGCTGGTCATGACGGTCGGGTCGGCCCTTGGAGTCCTGGCTCTCGTGGTGATCGGCACGGCATGGAGCCTGCCGGTCTTCGTCGCCGGCTGGGTGCTCGCCGGGGCCGCGATGGCCGGGGTGCTCTACCCGCCGGCGTTCGCCGCGATCACCGGCTGGTTCGACGCACGCCGCCTCGGGGCACTGGCCACGCTCACGCTCGTCGCGGGCCTGGCCAGCACGGTCTTCGCGCCGCTGACGGCGACCGCCGGCGAGCAGCTGGGCTGGCGGGCGACCTACCTGTGGGCGGCAGCCACCCTCGCCGTCGTCACAGTGCCGGCCCACTGGCTCCTGCTGCGACACCCCTGGCCCGCGCGCGGGCATCGCGACGCGCCCGCCGCCGACAGCGCCCATGCCGTCGCGGTCCTGCGCAGCGCGCGGTTCTGGCTGCTCACGGGCGGTTTGACCGCGGCGTCGCTGGCCATGTACACGGGCCTGCTGGCCCTGGTCCCGCTCATGCTCGAGCGCGGCCTCGACGCCCGGGCCGCAGCCTGGGTGCTCGGCCTCGGGGGCGTCGGCCAGGTCGCCGGACGCCTCGTCTACACCGGCCTGGCGCACCGGGCCTCGCTGACCGCGCGCACCGCCGCCGTGTTCATCCTGGTGACTGCGAGCACGCTGGTCCTGGCCGTGGTGCCGGGCCCGGTGGGCCTGCTGATTGCGGCGTCGATGCTCGCCGGAGTCGGCCGCGGGATCGCCACGCTGCTGCAGGCGACCGCGATCACCGACCGCTGGGGAGAGCGCGCCTACGGCCACCTCTCCGGCGTCCTCGGCCTCCCGGTCCTGCTGGCCGCTGCCCTCGCCCCGTTCGCCGGGGCCGTCCTCGCCGAGGTGACCGGGAGCTGCGCGAGGGCATTCGCCGTCCTGACCGCCCTGGCTGCAGTCGGGACGGCCCTGATGATCGCCAGCGCGTGGACGAGGGCCTGCGCGGAGCAGCCACTCCTCCCGCCGCGTGGCGTTCATAGTCGAAGTTGA